The Erinaceus europaeus chromosome 11, mEriEur2.1, whole genome shotgun sequence DNA window TCACCCATTTTGCAGTTATGTTAAatatttcaaagatttatttatgagagagataggggagaaagagaactcAGTTgtaactggtacatgtgctgctggggactgaattctaTAATTCTtaggagtccaatgctttatccactatgccacttcccagaccacttttgttttaaaaatctaATCATAAGGACCAGAGGGCTAACCTGGTTgctcacatgttaaaatgctcaaggacccagtttgagccccagtttgagggagaaagttttgcaaatggtcatgcagtgttgcaggtgtctctgtctctagccctCTTTATTACCTCCTATCtcgttttctggctgtctctatccaataaaaaagataataaaattttaaaaattaatcagaaaggggctgggcagtagctgcTCAGATGCCccgctaaccacgagaagcagattgtttgtgtttctttcacaggaatcccgctggacccctgcacactctgacatcacccactagatggcacaccccccgaaaccctagatgtcacttaacgcgatctgaagaacctgattcacagactccaaggacagaactttttactgcctgtctgcccttcctgcttctgctttgcctgtcacgttttggtggttccagctcactgtctacagagacgtggaattccagcggctgaccttcctcatgcagcgtttcaccccctgccatttctccccttagtcgcctactttggactgacacttatatcggacttgctggtttaccctttggacactttacacaattttacagcagcttccttcccttcatgctgctggcttttcaaagactgaccctgaatagttcatagactttgcagactgttgccttgaggactgtacaatgccaaatagcccctccgcttggtgggccatgcccttccgcctacaggtcctgccctttgaggcaggaaacgccccctcattacgaacccttgccccccccccccagagacagggaacgttcctttgcacaccaagccttccctacttgtcccttcctgttttatcattcaggtttatgcccaaaaggtctCTGCTCACCCCTCCACCACTATTCCTCAGTCacagatagtcttttatagacattgacccatcttaatgcgatgactacatagaaagatagggaaagatgtagaaaaattgtgaggagatggtggagcctggcagagcttaacctatgagatgagtcccttcaggtaagtctctctctctacagaggggttgagcacagaggggacacataaatctcacaaggttggaggccatgtaagtcttccctcccgcacaaaaacatcctacatcctcccacctgagcatggcattccttaaaaacacttaagcctgctccactctaaatttcctatactgtggccattagatataaggaaagggggagatgctgggaaattgtgcagatgcagtcacatctgccatgttgtgccctcagggcactgttgtTTCCccacgatagttggagtgctttggttactcctcccccttctcattctcatgagagttactATCCTACcccggagtgctatggttactcctcccccttctcattctcgtgagagctatttccataaaagcccttcttcttccggaCCTCACTCTCTCGCCCGCCTTTCACTTgggtgattagacacagggaaggttgctgtgcaaggcggccatttttgctacctccacatggcccaagctgcttctctctcacccaactctgaggtgccagcgcaaataaaggattgagttccctgtctgctccaaacctcctttttctgcatccctcCGCCGCAAGTGACATGCATATAGTTCTATATAACTGTAATGTGTAGGTTTTTATTACCACAATCAAGGCACCATAAGGCTGCTTTTATAGccccatttcttctctctctttcatttctaaCACTTGGTAACCATTTGTTTTCCAGTTCTATAAATTTGTTCCCAGAATGATACATCATTGGAATCACACAGAGTCGGCTTTCAACTTTTTTCTCTATTAACTAATTTCTTGAGGTTCATCAAATTGTTGTATGTGCACACAATTTTACCTATTACTGCCTTTCCATGGTATGGATGTACTGAATTTTATTCATTCACTCTTTGAATATCATTTTAGTTGCTATTGCAAACGAaaattgtgggggccaggtggtggtgcacatggtcgAACACATATttaacaatgcataaggacccaggtttgagcctccggtctccacctgtggaggatagcttcacaagtggtgaaacagtactgcaggcgtctctcctctccccccccccccaccttccttaccctctcgatttctggctgttattactccaataaataaataataaaaataataaaagctgtacgtacattttcatttcttaaaaagtGTCTGACAGTGTAAAGTGATGCGAAGTGGTAAGtgcaatatttatatatattttaaaaggtcaGATTGTCCAGTGTGATTCTGCTATTTTAGCATGAATGATCCTTGCCAGCATTTGGTTTAATACTTAGTTTTTCTAGAAGTcattctatgtatgtatgtatatatgtgtgtgtggacctatttaaatttattggggtgattaatggtttacagtcgacagtaaaaaactgggatccttgcaccagtctttgCCCAatccccttatttttattgaaaaattcttttaaggggggtcgggcggtggtacagctggttaagcgcatttggcacaaagtggctgaaggatcccggcttaagcccctagctccccacctgcaggggggtcacttcacaaccagtgaagcaggtctgcaggtgtctttctctcctctgtcttctcctctctcgatttttctatgtcctatccaacaacgacatcaatagcaacaataataatagccacaacgataaaacaaccagggcaacaaaaggggaaaaaatagcctcccagaacagtggattcataatgcaggcaccgagccacagcaataaccctggaggagaaaaaaaaaaaattctttaaaaaaaaaggaattacttTATCAGAAGTAAGTTCAACTAACGTTGGTTTATTTCTACAGTCTCTGTTGACTAACGTGTCTGTTCTTTTTACTAGTTTTGATTAAAGTGTCTTTTACTAGTCTTGGTTATTGCAGCTGTGTATTATAAGCCTTAACAAAGACCTTATTCTTCACACAAAATTGTCTTAGCTTGTCTGTGTACATTTTGGAGTAATCCTGTCTCTTGTCAGCAAAAATCTTGCTGGATTTTTATAGAAATGTTAgatttaatggttatgcagagaaactcatgtctaaggctccaaaagtcccaggttcaatcccccacaccacaagccagagccaagtagtgctctggtaaaaaaaaaaataaagaaaatgtatatATTGAGTTATAAACAACTTTCCCTGTGTTGAACCTTCCTGTGACCATGATATGTCTTCACTTATTTAGGTCTTTCACCAGCTTTTGGTATTATTTAATATACAGATCCTATATATGCTTTGTTATAGCAAACAAAAATACAGAAAACCAAACCTTGGGGGccaaggggagatagcataatggttatgcaaagagactctcatgcctgaggctctttagtctcaggttcaaaccaccataagccagaactgagcagtgctctggtaaaaaataaataaataaaggaaaagacctctgatggtggcacacctggttgagcaaacattacaatgtacaaggacctgggttcgagcccccattccccacctgcagggggaaagttttgctagtaaagcagtgctgcttcaGATATgtctccctactctctccatttgttTCTATCCAGCAAGTTGAAGAAACAGACCTCTAAAATGTATCTTCTCAACTTCTAGCTTTTTGGAGTGTTCtcattttagagacagaaattgagagggaaggggaagctagagaaaACCTGCAGCAGTTCATTACCAAAgttctcccttacaggtggggatcaggggacttaaccaggtgcacactgCCAGGCCTCTTGTTCTCTTACAAACGTTATTACTTGTCTTAATAACTGACAGTAGGAACAGTAGGAAGGTCGAGCTTTTTGTTCTACCATCCCATTTGATATGAGTCTCTTCCTATTATTGCCACCACTTGGGAATGTTCAGGACTGAGGCAGTATCCATGTCTGTAAATAGACTTGTAATACCTTAGAGTTGGATATTTGACTTTCATTGCTCATTTCGCTGTCAGCTCATTGTCATTGAAGACCTCTAGTGTATCCCGTTTCTTTCAGACAGAATAGGTATACAGAATATCTATAAGCACTGCAGAtctgttttttttatctttatcttgaTCTTGTGTCCTCTGTGCACCAGTCATATGGGATACAGAATAGAGATGCCTACGGAATTCTTCTAGGTTATGAGGAAGACTGATTTTGTGAAGTAAATGACcaataagggctgggtggtggtacacctggttaagcacacatagtactatgtgcaaggccccgggtttgagcccctgctccccatctacagagaggatacaatgaagcaggtccacaggcttcttacctttctctccatcCCTACCCCTGGcccccccaatttctgtcctagtgaatgaaaaaaaaaaagccaccagaaggaGATTTttgttctggcactgagccccagtgataaccctggaggtaaaaaataaaaataaagacaccaaCACCACAAAGCATTTGGACTGTTTTATGCTACAGGAGATCATATCAACAAACTTTTAAGGTATTACTTAAAATATTAACACAAATAAAGGGTTAAAGGAGATTTGACTTTCCaattcatgattaggcaacaaatgatatgtatacatataaTTCCAATGCAATAATGCTAcataataaaaatacagaaaactacaggttttctttttttttaattttaaaaaatatttatttatttattcccttttgttgcccttgttgcaggtTTTctaatggaagagaaagaacactTGGTTAAGATGGGGAGAATGAGGgctttaaagaatagaaaaactgctTTTTAGATGATtctctttgtaatttttattacaCTCAAAGCTCAGTGTTCACTGCTCACTTAATATGCCTTTCCACAATTATAAAGTAATTTGAGCAACACCCATTATTATATTTATGATAAAAAACTCACTATATGCAAAATCAATTTACTTTGAAATTTCagataaagaatttttatttggAGGAAGACATACAGTTGTACATTTATAGGTACTCAATTTTTGACTACTTACAACAATGCTTAGGGATAAACATACTTaacaaaattacatttatttataatttatacagTGCTATTTCAACCATTCATTTTCCTTCCATGTATTGACATTCACACAAAATAACATCATTAATGATCCATATGTATTTGGCAAAACTCTAGACCTTAAATATTACAGTATTTTAAGACTAACTAAACCACAGAATCAGCTAAGTGATGGTTTATTCAATTTTAGCATAATTTTAACTTTGGAACTGAATACTGATATTTAATAAGTTTTGCTTTTTTGATTAATAAAGATAACATACTTCTTAAATAATTtcacttcattttcatttgtaaaaATAAAGTTATCCTTAATATCCCTGATTAGTCTTTTTCTAAATAAGGCCATTATATGGTAAGAAGTTACGGGATCACAGGTTAAAATCAGTGCCACAAATCATGTTTGTTGAAGATGACATAACATGTTTCAGTGTTAAAGGAATCAGCATAGTTTAGTAACCCATTATCACAAGAGGTAGAATTCTTATCACAGTTTTATAGAAAAGATGCATTTGATGTCATGTTTTCTTATATTTGCATCTGTGAACtttaacagaaaaatgaaaaatatcaggAAAAATAAGCAATGATCTTATTGGCTTTTGTTCAGTGTATGTTACAGGGGCACTTCATAGTATTTTCTTGCCCAAGCAAGAAATATggtacttccccctcccccattttattcaatggacaaaagaaaaaactgagaggggtgggagagataaagataaaacacctgcagacctgcttcaccacttgtgaagcgtccccaccGCAGGTGGGAAGACAGGGTAAATAGCCTCTggtattctttgttttttttcttttgcagagcTTCCTATTTTGTTTAATTCATTGAGCAAGAGAGTGAGCGAGCCTTGGCCACAGTACTGGAGCTTTCTCCATGCTGTGGCACTTAAATGTATTGCTAGGACCTGAACCTGGGCCAGCTATTCTCTGGCCTGTACTTGTGGCATTAAAGTAGGAAAGTCTAAGTTGTTCTTCCAAACACATTAGGAGGTGGGAAATATTTTTGTATCATTTTGGGTGTAATTTATAAATTAATCTATTCTAGGAATTCCAACAATACTAACTGGATAAATGTATTCAAAACTCATTTTTAAGTTGATTTCGTAACTCATTTGTCATAAACTTACAATTGAGTATTTCctaaaaatttcattttaatttgagaAATGGGTAGTACTTGAGTCAAGACTCCATAGACAATACGCTAGATGACAGATTTTATTCAGCTATTCACATAGTAAGAGTTCATAACATAGGACTTTATGGGTTTCCAATCCTTACATGAATGTCTGTGATCAGAATGATTTTATAGGCATCCTAAAAAGTCATAATATGTATACCCAGTGCTAGATCTTATAATAGAGCTTATGCTTCATAAAATATACTTGAATTCATACCATGGACAATTAGAACTGTAAAAAGTAAAACCCatagacaagtttttttttttctacagaacTGGAAATTAATCTCTTGATCTATATTTTGGACTGGGCTATCAGGATGAGTCAGATTATGGATGTGTATTTACAATTTATTTGAGCTTATTCTTGATCAGACTATCAACTTTACCTAAATTCTTTTTCATtgcttaaaaattaattttttagaaTTCGATGTGCTTTATTTACACTAGGCCCAAATTTCATCAGTCAAGTTAAAATTCAAATTATTTCCATCCatattcagttttgttttttttttaaccagagcaatgcttgactctggcttatggtggtatagggaattgaacctaggactttggagcctcaggcatgagagtgtctgcataaccattatgctatctacccctgccctccataTGCAGTCTTAACATCCTATATTTTAGAATTAGTATGTGTCATTATGGAGACTAAACAAATTTTCTTTGCTTCAAAGAGAAATATCCTGATATTAATAAGTAGGACTCTGCATTTTAAAGAACTATTAAAGTGTTACTCCTGAGAATGGAGGCTGCGTATATAAAATTTGTTGAAATATTTCTGATTATGCAAATCTGTTTGTCACAGCTATGTTTCTATTTACATTATAGGAAAGAcagatatataaaaagaaaagttcaaTGTCTTCACAGTCAGATGATTTATAACTCAATATACTGAAAATTCACAATTTTATTTTGCAGAGTTGGAGAAGTCTTACACATGTGATTTCTTTGCTCTGGGTTGCCTTTTCATTTCTCAATAGGCAGGTAAAGAGTTGGTGCAGGGCTCAAATCTAGactgcacacacagcaaagcatgcATGCAATCCAGTGAGCTCTTTCCAGCCtgcaattcatttttaaaagatgtatatcataaggtgagagagaaagaaaacaagcccagagctctacccctgCTGTACCACAATTAATTTTAGTTGCCAGATTTACAAAACGTCTGAGTAAGAGAATACTTTGGTGCTGAATTTATgcccatttttatttagttaagtCATCTATGATGCAATTTTTTTCAAACCTAGGAAAATGCAGTTAGTAGTATGACTTTACTCAGCTGTACCTATGctctccaaaatattttttatatatttttgttatctttatttattggatagtgataactagaaattgagatggtagggggaaacagggagagagacagacacacctgcagcattacctcTCCACCTGTGaggcttcccctcctgcaggtgggatccaggggctcaaaccagggtccttgcacattgtaacatgtgtgcttaaccaggcgcaccaccactcgCCCCTCCCAGATATTTGTTATCCTTAATGAAGCTATGTTAGTACTTGtacagaagaaaatgaaaagttgCTTTCACATTAGAATCACATTTGTTTCACACTTACCTTGGTGactaaaaacatttttgaaaagaCTATTAATGGTCTTGATTGTAACAGTACATTGCATTTGTcagtctcttattttcaatgtaaatGCTCTAGATTTGGTGTTCTAAGTTCTACTTTTCCTCTTATCTTCAAACAAACTCTTAAGCATATAAACTTGAACAGCTGACACTGCCACCATGACCACTAAATTAACCATAGACCAGAAGTTAACTCTATCAAAGTTGCTTTCTTGTATGTTTCTATCACGAGCTTCAAATGCTCTAAGTAGAGTTTGGATATGACCACTTTTGCTTAGTCTGGACTTGATACTGTTGATGGACTCCTGGaagtaaacaaaataattttacaaAAGAATGTTCAATAAGTTAACTGAAAATGTGTCTAACAGCACAGCGACAATTCAATTAGTCTTACATCCAGTTTTTTCATTAAGTGACAGATACTAATTACCAAGATCTTCTATAAGGTTATGAGTAGTTGTCCTgacaaatttaattatttataagtaGCTATTTAACAAAGGTACAAAGCTACtgtgatataaaaatatatttgaatgcATCTACCAGGAATGTTACATACATTATTgctctctaaattttttttttttttttttttttaccagagcactgtttagctctggtttatggtggtgcgggggattgaacctgggactttggagcctcaagcatgacagtctgtttgcataaccattatgctatctaccctctgccctgctctctcaattttaaGAACATGattaaatttttgtaaatattttattaattattaaagagagatggagagggaagggagaggtagggagagagacaccttcagcattgcttcactatttgtgaagcttctcccctgtagttggggaccagggacttgaacctagggcaTTGttacaggtgcgctcaaccatcatagcaggtgcaccaccagacATGATTAAGTCTTTAAAACCTAGTACCTTTTAGTATTTTTATGCCTTTACATAACATGTTGTGActgtaatattttcttttctgagtgTCAGTCTGGTCCAACTGGTGTCAAATGTTAAAAATTTGGTGTGCATACTATATGCACAAAAATATgatctacatttttttcttttacttatttttttttatttgataagactgagaaattgagaggatacgaggagatagagaggaacagataaAGAAAGTCACTTGTAGCACTATCTCACAGCTAGTGAAGCTCTCCCCTCAGGTTGggatctgggacttgaactcaggtcacttgcacatggtaacatgtgtactcaactaggcaCACAATTTGCCCAGCTCCTAAGAGCTACTTTTAATTCAAAAATTAAAAGCCATTGTTTCCTTTTActctgataggacagacagaaactgagggcagggagaaagagagagaaagagagtgaagatTCTTTCATACAGGTGCacactgggggctagaactgaggCCTTCGTGCAAGGTAACATGTGCTCGcttgggtgcgccactgccccaaCGTATCACCTTGTCTAAAACCCTCATTTAAGCAAAAAACGGCAGTTATTCATCAGGTAGAACagatactttaccatgtgtgagtacTGGAGTCAGAGACCCTGGCTACCACACTGGAGCACAAtggaaaggggaagcttcacaagaggcagagcagtactgtggtatctcctctgtctgtctccctttctctttaccTCACCCTCTAAAAGTCTTCTAGGAGGGGTAAAACTGCAAGTACGAAGCTTCAGCAAAACTTTTCTgtgaaaagaaaaatactcaAAATTTTATGCTGCTTTGCTTACATAACTACAAAGTATAGTGCTTATTGCAGCAACATATTTGTAAAATGGTGGTAGCCTAGGGATGCAGATACTTCCCAGAAAAATCTGGGATTCAGATCCTCAGGAACTTAAGaccataaaaaattattttcaatatcATAATGATGACAGTCAAATACAAAGTTAAAGatcgtattttctttttattaactttatttattcattggatagaaacaggcagaggttgagaggaagggtgaggtagagaggaagaggaacagacacctgcagcactgtttcaccatttgcaaagctttcttcctgtaggtggggaccgggggcttcaactgggtctttgcacattgtaacatgtgtgctcaaccacgtgtgccacaacctggcctcaagattttattaatgaaagagagaaatggaagaactcGCACAACTCTGACACATGGGATGCTGGAACTGATCTTGGAACCTATGCTTGGGAATCCAATGCTCTTATCTACTATGCTTGTCTGGGCCCAAGATACATTTATTCCACGTGTCCTTGGAGGAATGAACTCAAGAATTCAAACGTGTGATACTGCTGAGGAGCCTTCCTATCCcagatttttattatatatatatatatatgtattagaaagagagaggagaaacagaacCACTGCCATTTATGGAGCTCTTCCAGTGTTATCCATGGTGTTCCTGTGTGCCAGGGCTCAAATACAAGATCTCTTGAACAGTAAGgatgcactttactgggtgagctatctactCAACTACTAAGATTTATAATtgtctatattttgttttgtcagaaaaatcatttttaaacaggaaatattaagattttaaaaataggaagaaagttaTATTCATACTGACAGTATGAatacatcatttcttttttaagctAGTTCACTCCTTACATACAAAATataagtgggctggggagataacacagtggtaatgcaaaaagactttcctgcctgaggttctgaagtcccaggttcaattttcagcactactatatgccagaattgaacagagatttgattaaaaaaacaaacgaacaaacccCAACAAACTAATTTCTTAAATTATCTAACCTAAAAAGTGTATCCTCTATAACCTGATAATTGTTTCCCTAAGAAAATGCTCAAGACCATAATATCATAttacaaaaaataacaaaaaggtgAATGCTTAAGAGTTTTAGAGGTTATAAAGTTTCAAGCTTTCAATAAACATTTCTTCTCTAGGAatcatatttattttcaaatgtcTCACTGAGTCACTTCTATCATTTGACTATATCTAGCTATGGCTAAAGAGTAATGATCCATAccacaggtccttacacatgcatactacttttttttctttagagacagagaatgaaaaagaTCACAGTgccgaagctttcttcagtgtggtgtggGCTGGGTccaaacctgggtcaagcacatagTAAAGCAGTATACTACACACATTAGGTATTACACAGATGCACATTCACATTTCATTATGCGTGCTTTTATCACTTCTGATAACTATTAAGTTTGGCCTGAGTAAGCAAAATAGTGCCCCTAAAATAAACAGTATTATACAATTTTgttgtggaggaaaaaaaaagcccatatAATTTCTACAAATTATTTATGTGCTTCCGATGTCCAGGTATGTTACAGATCATTCCATTAATCTGTTTAGGTAAAAGCCTGGGTTCAAATTCTAGTTCTCCCTCTCTTTGGATATATGGTACTGGAGTGATTTGAAAAGAGTAAAAATTTTAGTTGGGAATAATTACTATTACTTTGTGGTGTTATAAGTTGTAAGAATTTAGAAGTAAATACAGACTGTAAAAGTAAAAAGTAGTAATACTCACGAGTACACAAAGGGTTCAGTAATATAAAATGCTTAGTTTACTGCCTATATAATAAGGCCTCTGAATATTAGTAGTTATAATTAAAAGATAATACTGACCAGAATATCTTCCAATTTCAAATCCAACATATCTGTGCCAGTAATATATTTCTTCCATTCCTCTTGTTCCTGTCCCTGTTCGCCCATATTATCCAGGATTAACTCAAAGAAAATCACCTTCTCAGAAATGGTACTGAATGTATTATCAAAACAAAACATGTAGTCACCAACTTCAGTCTCTATCctgcataaaaaaataaaaaagtgttcaGTTTTTAGTACTCCTATTGGTATAAAAGTAAAACTAGATAACACTGTTTATGATAGTTGGAAAGCTTGATGATAAAGACTTTcttaggggtagatagtataatggttatgctatcctcctgcctgaggctccaaagtcccagattcaatccctggcaccaccataaaccagagctgatcagtgctctggtaaaaacacaaAGTCATAAGTTTTTTACATATGCAAATGAACACAAACCTCCCCTTCTCTTAGAAAGtgagattttttgttttttttttaagattttttttttttttaatttacgagaatgataggagatagaaaaagaaccagacatcaccctggtacatgtgatgctggggactgaactcaggaccttacgcttgagagtctagtgctttattcactatgcCATCTCCGGGAccatgtgagattttttttttatattcttttaaaaattttttatatttatttatttatttattttccctctcgctgccctttttttaaaaaaattttttatatttatttgagatttttaaaaaattatttatttattcatgagagagacaggagagaaagaaccagacatcattctggtacatgtgctgctggggaatgaactaaggacctcatggttgagaatccaatgcttatccactgcaccacctcccgggccacttgagttttgttttttaaaggctGAAAGGAGTGCACAAGTGGTGGCTCAGACAGGTGGCATAAAGTGTAAGACAAcctgcataaggtcctgagttcaagtctcagCCATACATATACTAAGCAAGTGCTCTGACTGTTCTCTCTCAATGAATAAGTTTAAAAGAAAGCAGTAATGTACCATTTTGATGTCTTTTTACAAAACCTCCTACCATTTAAGTACATTTTCTAATATAGTTTAAAAAGATTAGTGGTAAAGTCAgtgtggcctgtgaagcgactcccctgcaggtggggagctgggggaactgggatccttacgccagtctctgagtttcgcaccacctgtgctcaacccgctgagttaccgcccaactcccaggacccaggtttaagcctcgggtccccacctgcaggggaaaagctttacaggtggtgaaacagtgctgcaaatgtctctctccctctttgttcccccttccctctcaatttctctgtctctatccaataagaaaataaagctaAACTGTTTTACATGGCCAACAGTAGTAAATGGCATTGCCCTGTgcaaaattttacttttttacttttaatcaTTAAAAAACCCATTTTGCTAAATTAACTCCACCCAGATATGATGTATCCATGCTTTTCAACTATCTTGAATGTGAAACTAATGAGAATCACATCTTCAGTTTGATTTAGGTATGAGTGCCATTTATCAGAAAAGCCAATGCCACTGAGAGTATAGCTCTGGTTATTGGCTTTAATTTTTGTTGTGACTATGGAAGAGTgacctgaatgaatgaatgaatgttttctcacctctttctctttttaaagagatttttttttttctatttcttttaaaccacagcacttctcagctctagtttatgtaggtgaggggattgaatctgagactttggagcctcaggcatgagagtctctttccat harbors:
- the TMED5 gene encoding transmembrane emp24 domain-containing protein 5, with amino-acid sequence MGHEIWLPFRVLFLAALPSALLPGAAGFTPSLDSDFTFTLPAGQKECFYQPMPLKASLEIEYQVLDGAGLDVDFHLASPEGRTLVFEQRKSDGVHTIETEVGDYMFCFDNTFSTISEKVIFFELILDNMGEQGQEQEEWKKYITGTDMLDLKLEDILESINSIKSRLSKSGHIQTLLRAFEARDRNIQESNFDRVNFWSMVNLVVMVAVSAVQVYMLKSLFEDKRKSRT